In Chitinophagaceae bacterium, the DNA window ACTCCCCGTGCCTACTTTTGGAAATAGCCCCGAAACAAATTTTTATATAGGAGCTGTCACTCTATTCACAATCCGTCTTCACCAAGATTCTTCTTGTAGAACCTCTAACGCCAAAATAGAAATCCAATACACATGGAACAAACAAATCATCGTAGAATCGGGATGGAACATATTTACAGAAAAAGAAAGATATTTTTTCAGCGGTCTTATTCACCTCTCCCGCTATCCCGACTTATACTACGGAATCGGAGCATATATTTCAGAACAAGATAAAATAGTTTTCCAAAGCAACCGAATACTCTTTGAAACATACAATTTCAAAAGAATAGGAAATAACTTGTTTGCAGGCATATCCACAAGATATATCAACTACTCGGATATACTGCCCACAAAAAAACTCTATCCCGAACTCCAAAATACATCTCATATAGGAATTGGGGTTGCTTTGTTAAGAGACACACGCAATAACCTTTTGGGCGCATCCACAGGAAGCTACGTTTCCTTTCTCAGCTCCGCTAATTTTTCAGGGAAATTCTATAACAAATCCTCCTTAGATGTCCGATACTATAAGACATTAGGAAACAAGATTACCCTTGCCACAAAATTATTCCAAGAATGTAATTTTGGAAACGTCCCTTTTTACGATTATGCCTATTTGGGTGGAGATAAATTGGTAAGAGGGTATTACTATGGCAAATTCCGAGACAAAATACTGCACTCT includes these proteins:
- a CDS encoding BamA/TamA family outer membrane protein; protein product: MIPRRMLVKILCLSCFFILFSTIITLSQDKKKPKKVNILPVPTFGNSPETNFYIGAVTLFTIRLHQDSSCRTSNAKIEIQYTWNKQIIVESGWNIFTEKERYFFSGLIHLSRYPDLYYGIGAYISEQDKIVFQSNRILFETYNFKRIGNNLFAGISTRYINYSDILPTKKLYPELQNTSHIGIGVALLRDTRNNLLGASTGSYVSFLSSANFSGKFYNKSSLDVRYYKTLGNKITLATKLFQECNFGNVPFYDYAYLGGDKLVRGYYYGKFRDKILHSLQVEIRSILFWRIGMAVFGGTSLLYSMDTKYLSHNNIKYNMGAGLRFVVDRKENIHFRCDYAIGEDGNNGFYIAFGESF